In Drosophila yakuba strain Tai18E2 chromosome X, Prin_Dyak_Tai18E2_2.1, whole genome shotgun sequence, a single genomic region encodes these proteins:
- the LOC6525336 gene encoding mitogen-activated protein kinase kinase kinase isoform X1 has product MPSQVYRGVDTTNMLPISEEQQLQQQQQQQLEQLHHQQIPEIPIPDLDQVETQVGDGSLWTALYDYDAQGEDELTLRRGEIVVVLSTDSEVSGDVGWWTGKIGDKVGVFPKDFVTDEDPLQLNVSSAIGDIQPHEIEYSELDIKEVIGSGGFCKVHRGYYDGEEVAIKIAHQTGEDNMRDNVLQEAKLFWALKHENIAALRGVCLNTKLCLVMEYARGGSLNRILAGKIPPDVLVNWAIQIARGMNYLHNEAPMSIIHRDLKSSNVLIYEAIEGNHLQQKTLKITDFGLAREMYNTQRMSAAGTYAWMPPEVISVSTYSKFSDVWSYGVLLWELITGETPYKGFDPLSVAYGVAVNTLTLPIPKTCPETWGALMKSCWQTDPHKRPGFKEILKQLESIACSKFTLTPQESFHYMQECWRKEIAGVLHDLREKEKRFQTIEEELRNKEEQLLRVQNEQREKANLLKIREQKLREREMVLIERELVMMQPVPSKRKHKKGKKNKPLQISLPTGFRHTITAVRDKAEQPGSPSFSGLRIVALTDGHKGKTWGPSTMHQRERSLLPSQLGGGQPEWPAQTSTHSSFSKSAPNLDKKQQQQQQQQQNQQQVASLTPPPGLGTLGGGGSGGAGGTPATSLLYPGIPFILTRPNNNNIGNCKAITTTITTTTATTTTTTNNNNNNNSISANNNNNQLNNNSTINSNNNNSQTNLTNQPNTIIILQNGRSNTNNSSSTSRSPAKIYHRARSQEYGLDHPHGYQPPPLYLVTDDSSETDTVASPTGCFHFLRPGHSSAASGAVHLQRFGGSLGNSPAVGRKKHSLDSSSHHPPPNSSNSFALHNQLTMPSEDNNTYDHAFYRDVFKKMSMASSERVNSKSSGDLTMYNSSTPLTARDCDDAEEACEGGRFQRNFSGSQFPRHCFFTRQEEEGEGEADEAEVDTAEAEAEDDSQVPVSQMRQNSTTSRKSSVTFQSVSFEEPDFVTTTPRTTARSDVYTSNASISFATYRSASPSLSSSSTTASASASIASTEAVNGYHMQENSILNTRRMQDVQPHPDVIKLKEHLRAQEQRQQSKNQKKQRPKHITKSKSVEAPVVGQQHQHDDHHIDQQHQHHSAGSSKIRAFFNLFTRSRKQYSKLAEHNMVGGSEFCAIDPYQTDLAIGGSSRSLKRKGKKPQTQSCEQLERC; this is encoded by the exons ATGCCCTCGCAGGTCTACCGAGGAGTGGACACCACCAACATGCTGCCGATCagcgaggagcagcagctgcaacagcagcagcagcagcagttggagCAACTGCATCATCAGCAGATACCAGAGATTCCAATACCAGATCTAGATCAAGTCGAGACCCAGGTGGGTGATGGCAGCCTATGGACCGCTCTGTACGACTACGATGCCCAGGGCGAGGATGAGCTGACCCTGCGGCGCGGCGAAATCGTCGTGGTCCTGTCCACGGACAGCGAAGTATCTGGCGATGTGGGCTGGTGGACCGGCAAGATTGGAGATAAG GTTGGTGTCTTCCCCAAGGACTTTGTCACCGATGAGGATCCACTGCAACTGAATGTCTCGTCCGCCATTGGCGACATCCAGCCGCATGAGATCGAGTACAGTGAGCTGGACATCAAGGAAGTCATCGGTTCCGGTGGCTTCTGCAAAGTCCATCGTGGCTACTACGATGGCGAAGAGGTGGCCATCAAGATTGCCCATCAAACGGGCGAGGATAATATGCGGGATAACGTACTGCAGGAGGCCAAACTATTTTGGGCCCTCAAGCACGAAAACATAGCAGCCTTGCGAGGCGTATGTCTGAATACCAAACTCTGCCTGGTGATGGAGTACGCCAGGGGTGGCAGTCTTAATCGCATACTAGCTGGCAAGATACCACCCGATGTCCTAGTCAACTGGGCCATACAAATAGCCAGGGGCATGAACTATCTGCACAATGAGGCGCCCATGTCGATTATACATCGCGACCTCAAGTCCTCCAATGTGCTAATCTACGAGGCCATCGAGGGCAATCATCTGCAGCAGAAGACGCTCAAGATCACCGATTTCGGCTTGGCCAGGGAGATGTACAACACGCAAAGGATGAGTGCGGCGGGCACGTACGCCTGGATGCCACCGGAGGTCATCAGCGTTAGCACCTATTCCAA ATTCTCCGATGTTTGGAGCTACGGTGTATTGCTGTGGGAACTGATAACGGGCGAGACGCCGTACAAGGGCTTCGATCCGTTGTCCGTGGCCTACGGCGTGGCTGTCAATACGCTGACCTTGCCCATACCAAAAACCTGCCCAGAGACTTGGGGAGCCCTAATGAAAA GCTGCTGGCAAACGGATCCGCACAAGCGACCTGGCTTCAAGGAGATTCTCAAACAGCTGGAGAGCATCGCCTGCTCCAAGTTCACCCTGACGCCTCAGGAGTCTTTTCACTACATGCAGGAGTGCTGGCGAAAGGAGATCGCGGGCGTGCTGCACGATTTGcgcgaaaaagaaaag CGTTTCCAAACCATCGAAGAG GAACTGCGCAacaaggaggagcagctgctcaGGGTGCAGAACGAGCAGCGCGAGAAGGCGAATCTCCTGAAAATTCGCGAGCAGAAACTGCGCGAACGTGAAATGGTGCTGATCGAACGGGAGCTTGTCATGATGCAGCCGGTGCCATCGAAACGAAAACACAAAAAGGGCAAGAAG AACAAACCGCTGCAGATATCGCTGCCCACGGGCTTCCGGCACACGATTACGGCCGTACGCGACAAGGCGGAGCAGCCGGGATCACCTTCCTTCTCCGGATTGCGCATTGTGGCAC TGACCGATGGGCACAAGGGCAAGACGTGGGGCCCATCGACGATGCACCAACGGGAGCGATCCCTACTGCCATCGCAATTGGGCGGCGGTCAGCCGGAATGGCCCGCCCAAACCTCAACCCACTCCTCATTCAGCAAGAGTGCTCCGAATCTGGACaagaagcaacagcagcaacagcagcagcagcagaaccaGCAACAGGTGGCCTCGCTGACACCGCCGCCGGGCTTGGGAACTTTGGGTGGAGGTGGAAGTGGAGGCGCTGGTGGGACGCCGGCCACGTCCTTGTTGTACCCAGGTATACCCTTTATACTAACGCgccccaacaacaacaacattggcAATTGTAAAGCCATTACCACCACCATCACAACCACgaccgccaccaccaccaccaccaccaacaacaacaacaacaacaacagcatctccgccaacaacaacaacaatcagctaaataataatagtactATTAatagcaataacaataacagtcAAACTAACCTAACCAACCAACCGAACACGATAATCATCCTCCAGAACGGGCGgagcaacaccaacaactcCAGCAGCACCAGCCGATCCCCAGCCAAGATCTACCATCGCGCCAGGAGTCAGGAGTACGGACTGGATCATCCGCATGGCTATCAGCCACCACCACTCTATTTGGTAACGGATGACAGCTCGGAAACGGACACTGTGGCCAGTCCGACCGGTTGCTTTCACTTTCTGCGGCCCGGCCACTCGTCCGCGGCCAGTGGTGCAGTGCATCTGCAGCGCTTTGGCGGCAGTCTGGGCAACAGTCCAGCTGTGGGCAGAAAGAAGCATTCGCTGGACAGCAGCAGTCATCATCCGCCGCCAAATAGTAGCAATAGCTTTGCACTGCACAACCAGTTAACTATGCCATCGGAGGACAACAATACGTATGACCATGCCTTCTATCGGGATGTGTTCAAGAAGATGTCCATGGCCAGCAGCGAACGGGTGAACTCCAAGTCCAGTGGCGACCTGACCATGTACAACTCCAGCACACCGCTCACTGCCAGGGATTGCGATGATGCGGAAGAGGCCTGCGAGGGCGGACGCTTTCAGCGTAACTTCTCCGGCTCGCAGTTTCCACGCCACTGCTTCTTCACCAGGCAGGAGGAAGAGGGGGAAGGAGAAGCGGATGAGGCGGAGGTGGACACAGCAGAAGCGGAAGCCGAAGACGACAGTCAAGTGCCCGTCAGTCAGATGCGCCAAAACTCCACCACCTCGCGCAAGAGCTCAGTGACGTTCCAGAGCGTCAGTTTCGAAGAGCCAGATTTTGTGACCACCACGCCACGAACGACTGCCAGATCGGATGTATACACATCCAATGCCTCCATTAGCTTTGCCACCTATCGCTCCGCCTCGCCATCGCTGTCCTCGTCCTCCACCACTGcatccgcctccgcctccatTGCTTCTACCGAAGCCGTGAACGGGTATCACATGCAGGAGAACTCGATACTGAACACACGTCGCATGCAAGACGTTCAGCCGCATCCCGATGTCATCAAGCTGAAGGAACACTTGCGCGCACAGGAACAGCGCCAGCAGAGCAAGAACCAAAAGAAGCAGCGGCCCAAGCACATTACCAAATCCAAGAGTGTTGAGGCGCCTGTCGTGGGACAGCAGCACCAACATGATGATCACCATATTGATCAACAGCACCAGCATCACTCGGCTGGATCGAGCAAAATTCGCGCCTTTTTCAATCTGTTCACGCGATCGCGTAAGCAGTACAGCAAGCTGGCGGAGCACAACATGGTCGGTGGCTCCGAGTTCTGTGCCATTGATCCCTATCAAACCGATTTGGCCATCGGCGGCAGCAGTCGCTCCCTGAAGCGCAAGGGCAAGAAGCCCCAAACGCAATCCTGCGAGCAACTGGAGCGATGCTAA
- the LOC6525336 gene encoding uncharacterized protein LOC6525336 isoform X3: MPSQVYRGVDTTNMLPISEEQQLQQQQQQQLEQLHHQQIPEIPIPDLDQVETQVGDGSLWTALYDYDAQGEDELTLRRGEIVVVLSTDSEVSGDVGWWTGKIGDKVGVFPKDFVTDEDPLQLNVSSAIGDIQPHEIEYSELDIKEVIGSGGFCKVHRGYYDGEEVAIKIAHQTGEDNMRDNVLQEAKLFWALKHENIAALRGVCLNTKLCLVMEYARGGSLNRILAGKIPPDVLVNWAIQIARGMNYLHNEAPMSIIHRDLKSSNVLIYEAIEGNHLQQKTLKITDFGLAREMYNTQRMSAAGTYAWMPPEVISVSTYSKFSDVWSYGVLLWELITGETPYKGFDPLSVAYGVAVNTLTLPIPKTCPETWGALMKSCWQTDPHKRPGFKEILKQLESIACSKFTLTPQESFHYMQECWRKEIAGVLHDLREKEKRFQTIEEELRNKEEQLLRVQNEQREKANLLKIREQKLREREMVLIERELVMMQPVPSKRKHKKGKKNKPLQISLPTGFRHTITAVRDKAEQPGSPSFSGLRIVARYQGNSKMDDWRPGATNMPIMSPSPYLLSRFTSNVPLPTLYAGDSARKPKLSVIELLLYNMASLLAGVAAGYDVRMSNVSPVHPTLLSEVPALKAAPKAAITGVEEMDSLQEQVLELEVDVALKQQEGEQQDLREGTPRKLATPARFGGIEAPISKSQPTSLARRIGGSQPYYTPVQRTPQHQLHQLHHQQQQQHLHHHHQQPQPVPSAVVTTVAPSQPPAVVSALYAGTQPPTPSPRRKLSNSSFGNANPQPDAFEEFRVGGGIGPPPLYAPADYLRNGPSYSNDGGNYRNGYFGSNYFPYRPELNYSYERDCKSYPDYSYDYNHRLPDYYDYQYEAPVVPLPVTVPCPVSQTRTPPPRVPQMGVSAAGHRRTPSTVSNNSNVLLEHEELLCYDYNNLNLNADYERERERERERERELEQVAPPTKQELYAGSPKLLNRLIHSPLPMTKSKYATAAVTRPASLPFEQHVHSLGYQQSGVASVVVSSLPPPLATGQSKLRSSLKKYNSGNGGNGSTSSQQGTPTNPTPPDSLTSDDSSYLSAKEGSIGSQHSRVRFSPEAYLDANPLPALGRRMTAPAMQLPHQQQQQQHQQQQHRRQRQASSGSTPSPSASSS, translated from the exons ATGCCCTCGCAGGTCTACCGAGGAGTGGACACCACCAACATGCTGCCGATCagcgaggagcagcagctgcaacagcagcagcagcagcagttggagCAACTGCATCATCAGCAGATACCAGAGATTCCAATACCAGATCTAGATCAAGTCGAGACCCAGGTGGGTGATGGCAGCCTATGGACCGCTCTGTACGACTACGATGCCCAGGGCGAGGATGAGCTGACCCTGCGGCGCGGCGAAATCGTCGTGGTCCTGTCCACGGACAGCGAAGTATCTGGCGATGTGGGCTGGTGGACCGGCAAGATTGGAGATAAG GTTGGTGTCTTCCCCAAGGACTTTGTCACCGATGAGGATCCACTGCAACTGAATGTCTCGTCCGCCATTGGCGACATCCAGCCGCATGAGATCGAGTACAGTGAGCTGGACATCAAGGAAGTCATCGGTTCCGGTGGCTTCTGCAAAGTCCATCGTGGCTACTACGATGGCGAAGAGGTGGCCATCAAGATTGCCCATCAAACGGGCGAGGATAATATGCGGGATAACGTACTGCAGGAGGCCAAACTATTTTGGGCCCTCAAGCACGAAAACATAGCAGCCTTGCGAGGCGTATGTCTGAATACCAAACTCTGCCTGGTGATGGAGTACGCCAGGGGTGGCAGTCTTAATCGCATACTAGCTGGCAAGATACCACCCGATGTCCTAGTCAACTGGGCCATACAAATAGCCAGGGGCATGAACTATCTGCACAATGAGGCGCCCATGTCGATTATACATCGCGACCTCAAGTCCTCCAATGTGCTAATCTACGAGGCCATCGAGGGCAATCATCTGCAGCAGAAGACGCTCAAGATCACCGATTTCGGCTTGGCCAGGGAGATGTACAACACGCAAAGGATGAGTGCGGCGGGCACGTACGCCTGGATGCCACCGGAGGTCATCAGCGTTAGCACCTATTCCAA ATTCTCCGATGTTTGGAGCTACGGTGTATTGCTGTGGGAACTGATAACGGGCGAGACGCCGTACAAGGGCTTCGATCCGTTGTCCGTGGCCTACGGCGTGGCTGTCAATACGCTGACCTTGCCCATACCAAAAACCTGCCCAGAGACTTGGGGAGCCCTAATGAAAA GCTGCTGGCAAACGGATCCGCACAAGCGACCTGGCTTCAAGGAGATTCTCAAACAGCTGGAGAGCATCGCCTGCTCCAAGTTCACCCTGACGCCTCAGGAGTCTTTTCACTACATGCAGGAGTGCTGGCGAAAGGAGATCGCGGGCGTGCTGCACGATTTGcgcgaaaaagaaaag CGTTTCCAAACCATCGAAGAG GAACTGCGCAacaaggaggagcagctgctcaGGGTGCAGAACGAGCAGCGCGAGAAGGCGAATCTCCTGAAAATTCGCGAGCAGAAACTGCGCGAACGTGAAATGGTGCTGATCGAACGGGAGCTTGTCATGATGCAGCCGGTGCCATCGAAACGAAAACACAAAAAGGGCAAGAAG AACAAACCGCTGCAGATATCGCTGCCCACGGGCTTCCGGCACACGATTACGGCCGTACGCGACAAGGCGGAGCAGCCGGGATCACCTTCCTTCTCCGGATTGCGCATTGTGGCAC GATACCAGGGCAATAGCAAGATGGATGACTGGCGTCCGGGTGCCACCAACATGCCAATTATGTCGCCATCGCCGTATCTCCTCAGCCGCTTCACCAGCAACGTACCACTGCCGACGCTCTACGCCGGCGATTCTGCGCGCAAGCCGAAGCTCTCCGTGATCGAACTGCTGCTGTACAACATGGCCTCGCTGCTGGCGGGCGTGGCGGCCGGATACGATGTCCGGATGTCGAACGTGTCGCCGGTGCATCCCACATTGCTGAGCGAGGTGCCCGCCCTGAAAGCGGCACCGAAAGCGGCAATTACCGGTGTGGAGGAGATGGATTCACTGCAGGAGCAGGTGCTGGAACTGGAGGTGGATGTGGCACTGAAACAGCAGGAGGGCGAGCAGCAGGATCTAAGGGAAGGCACGCCCCGGAAGTTGGCCACACCAGCAAG ATTTGGTGGCATTGAAGCTCCGATCAGCAAATCGCAGCCCACATCGCTGGCCCGGCGTATCGGAGGCAGTCAGCCGTACTACACGCCCGTGCAGCGGACACCACAGCATCAGTTGCACCAGTtgcatcaccagcagcagcagcagcacctacaccaccaccaccagcaaccACAGCCAGTTCCATCGGCCGTGGTGACAACAGTAGCGCCATCACAGCCACCAGCGGTGGTGAGTGCACTCTATGCCGGAacgcagccaccgacgccaTCGCCACGCCGTAAGCTGAGCAACAGCAGCTTTGGCAACGCCAATCCCCAACCGGATGCCTTCGAGGAGTTTCGTGTGGGCGGTGGCATTGGTCCACCGCCACTTTATGCGCCAGCAGATTACCTGAGAAACGGACCCAGTTACTCCAACGATGGGGGAAACTATCGAAATGGTTACTTCG GTTCCAATTACTTTCCATACCGGCCGGAGTTGAACTACAGCTACGAGCGCGATTGCAAATCGTATCCGGACTATTCCTACGACTATAACCATCGGCTTCCGGACTACTACGACTATCAGTATGAGGCGCCAGTGGTGCCGCTGCCCGTGACCGTACCCTGTCCAGTTAGCCAGACCCGTACACCACCGCCGCGGGTGCCGCAGATGGGCGTCAGTGCGGCCGGACATCGACGCACGCCCTCAACCGTTTCGAATAACTCCAATGTGCTGCTGGAGCACGAAGAGCTGCTGTGCTACGACTACAACAATCTCAATTTGAATGCGGACTACGAGAGGGAACGGGAACgcgagcgagagcgagagcggGAGCTGGAGCAAGTGGCTCCACCCACAAAGCAGGAACTGTATGCCGGCTCGCCCAAGCTGCTGAATCGCCTCATCCACAGTCCTCTGCCGATGACGAAGAGCAAATATGCCACGGCGGCAGTGACGCGACCGGCCAGTCTGCCCTTCGAGCAGCATGTCCACTCGCTGGGCTATCAGCAATCGGGTGTGGCTTCGGTGGTGGTGTCGTCGTTACCACCACCACTGGCGACCGGTCAGTCCAAGTTGCGCAGCTCGCTGAAGAAGTACAACAGTGGCAATGGCGGCAATGGGTCCACATCGTCGCAGCAGGGCACACCCACAAATCCCACGCCGCCGGACTCGTTGACCAGCGATGATAGCTCCTATTTGAGTGCCAAAGAGGGTTCCATTGGCTCGCAGCACAGCAGGGTGCGTTTCAGTCCGGAGGCCTATCTGGATGCCAATCCGCTGCCCGCCTTGGGACGCAGAATGACAGCTCCGGCGATGCAGCTGccacatcaacagcagcaacagcagcatcagcagcaacagcataGACGCCAGCGACAGGCGTCCAGTGGCAGCACTCCGTCGCCATCGGCCTCATCCTCCTAG
- the LOC6525336 gene encoding mitogen-activated protein kinase kinase kinase isoform X2, with product MPSQVYRGVDTTNMLPISEEQQLQQQQQQQLEQLHHQQIPEIPIPDLDQVETQVGDGSLWTALYDYDAQGEDELTLRRGEIVVVLSTDSEVSGDVGWWTGKIGDKVGVFPKDFVTDEDPLQLNVSSAIGDIQPHEIEYSELDIKEVIGSGGFCKVHRGYYDGEEVAIKIAHQTGEDNMRDNVLQEAKLFWALKHENIAALRGVCLNTKLCLVMEYARGGSLNRILAGKIPPDVLVNWAIQIARGMNYLHNEAPMSIIHRDLKSSNVLIYEAIEGNHLQQKTLKITDFGLAREMYNTQRMSAAGTYAWMPPEVISVSTYSKFSDVWSYGVLLWELITGETPYKGFDPLSVAYGVAVNTLTLPIPKTCPETWGALMKSCWQTDPHKRPGFKEILKQLESIACSKFTLTPQESFHYMQECWRKEIAGVLHDLREKEKELRNKEEQLLRVQNEQREKANLLKIREQKLREREMVLIERELVMMQPVPSKRKHKKGKKNKPLQISLPTGFRHTITAVRDKAEQPGSPSFSGLRIVALTDGHKGKTWGPSTMHQRERSLLPSQLGGGQPEWPAQTSTHSSFSKSAPNLDKKQQQQQQQQQNQQQVASLTPPPGLGTLGGGGSGGAGGTPATSLLYPGIPFILTRPNNNNIGNCKAITTTITTTTATTTTTTNNNNNNNSISANNNNNQLNNNSTINSNNNNSQTNLTNQPNTIIILQNGRSNTNNSSSTSRSPAKIYHRARSQEYGLDHPHGYQPPPLYLVTDDSSETDTVASPTGCFHFLRPGHSSAASGAVHLQRFGGSLGNSPAVGRKKHSLDSSSHHPPPNSSNSFALHNQLTMPSEDNNTYDHAFYRDVFKKMSMASSERVNSKSSGDLTMYNSSTPLTARDCDDAEEACEGGRFQRNFSGSQFPRHCFFTRQEEEGEGEADEAEVDTAEAEAEDDSQVPVSQMRQNSTTSRKSSVTFQSVSFEEPDFVTTTPRTTARSDVYTSNASISFATYRSASPSLSSSSTTASASASIASTEAVNGYHMQENSILNTRRMQDVQPHPDVIKLKEHLRAQEQRQQSKNQKKQRPKHITKSKSVEAPVVGQQHQHDDHHIDQQHQHHSAGSSKIRAFFNLFTRSRKQYSKLAEHNMVGGSEFCAIDPYQTDLAIGGSSRSLKRKGKKPQTQSCEQLERC from the exons ATGCCCTCGCAGGTCTACCGAGGAGTGGACACCACCAACATGCTGCCGATCagcgaggagcagcagctgcaacagcagcagcagcagcagttggagCAACTGCATCATCAGCAGATACCAGAGATTCCAATACCAGATCTAGATCAAGTCGAGACCCAGGTGGGTGATGGCAGCCTATGGACCGCTCTGTACGACTACGATGCCCAGGGCGAGGATGAGCTGACCCTGCGGCGCGGCGAAATCGTCGTGGTCCTGTCCACGGACAGCGAAGTATCTGGCGATGTGGGCTGGTGGACCGGCAAGATTGGAGATAAG GTTGGTGTCTTCCCCAAGGACTTTGTCACCGATGAGGATCCACTGCAACTGAATGTCTCGTCCGCCATTGGCGACATCCAGCCGCATGAGATCGAGTACAGTGAGCTGGACATCAAGGAAGTCATCGGTTCCGGTGGCTTCTGCAAAGTCCATCGTGGCTACTACGATGGCGAAGAGGTGGCCATCAAGATTGCCCATCAAACGGGCGAGGATAATATGCGGGATAACGTACTGCAGGAGGCCAAACTATTTTGGGCCCTCAAGCACGAAAACATAGCAGCCTTGCGAGGCGTATGTCTGAATACCAAACTCTGCCTGGTGATGGAGTACGCCAGGGGTGGCAGTCTTAATCGCATACTAGCTGGCAAGATACCACCCGATGTCCTAGTCAACTGGGCCATACAAATAGCCAGGGGCATGAACTATCTGCACAATGAGGCGCCCATGTCGATTATACATCGCGACCTCAAGTCCTCCAATGTGCTAATCTACGAGGCCATCGAGGGCAATCATCTGCAGCAGAAGACGCTCAAGATCACCGATTTCGGCTTGGCCAGGGAGATGTACAACACGCAAAGGATGAGTGCGGCGGGCACGTACGCCTGGATGCCACCGGAGGTCATCAGCGTTAGCACCTATTCCAA ATTCTCCGATGTTTGGAGCTACGGTGTATTGCTGTGGGAACTGATAACGGGCGAGACGCCGTACAAGGGCTTCGATCCGTTGTCCGTGGCCTACGGCGTGGCTGTCAATACGCTGACCTTGCCCATACCAAAAACCTGCCCAGAGACTTGGGGAGCCCTAATGAAAA GCTGCTGGCAAACGGATCCGCACAAGCGACCTGGCTTCAAGGAGATTCTCAAACAGCTGGAGAGCATCGCCTGCTCCAAGTTCACCCTGACGCCTCAGGAGTCTTTTCACTACATGCAGGAGTGCTGGCGAAAGGAGATCGCGGGCGTGCTGCACGATTTGcgcgaaaaagaaaag GAACTGCGCAacaaggaggagcagctgctcaGGGTGCAGAACGAGCAGCGCGAGAAGGCGAATCTCCTGAAAATTCGCGAGCAGAAACTGCGCGAACGTGAAATGGTGCTGATCGAACGGGAGCTTGTCATGATGCAGCCGGTGCCATCGAAACGAAAACACAAAAAGGGCAAGAAG AACAAACCGCTGCAGATATCGCTGCCCACGGGCTTCCGGCACACGATTACGGCCGTACGCGACAAGGCGGAGCAGCCGGGATCACCTTCCTTCTCCGGATTGCGCATTGTGGCAC TGACCGATGGGCACAAGGGCAAGACGTGGGGCCCATCGACGATGCACCAACGGGAGCGATCCCTACTGCCATCGCAATTGGGCGGCGGTCAGCCGGAATGGCCCGCCCAAACCTCAACCCACTCCTCATTCAGCAAGAGTGCTCCGAATCTGGACaagaagcaacagcagcaacagcagcagcagcagaaccaGCAACAGGTGGCCTCGCTGACACCGCCGCCGGGCTTGGGAACTTTGGGTGGAGGTGGAAGTGGAGGCGCTGGTGGGACGCCGGCCACGTCCTTGTTGTACCCAGGTATACCCTTTATACTAACGCgccccaacaacaacaacattggcAATTGTAAAGCCATTACCACCACCATCACAACCACgaccgccaccaccaccaccaccaccaacaacaacaacaacaacaacagcatctccgccaacaacaacaacaatcagctaaataataatagtactATTAatagcaataacaataacagtcAAACTAACCTAACCAACCAACCGAACACGATAATCATCCTCCAGAACGGGCGgagcaacaccaacaactcCAGCAGCACCAGCCGATCCCCAGCCAAGATCTACCATCGCGCCAGGAGTCAGGAGTACGGACTGGATCATCCGCATGGCTATCAGCCACCACCACTCTATTTGGTAACGGATGACAGCTCGGAAACGGACACTGTGGCCAGTCCGACCGGTTGCTTTCACTTTCTGCGGCCCGGCCACTCGTCCGCGGCCAGTGGTGCAGTGCATCTGCAGCGCTTTGGCGGCAGTCTGGGCAACAGTCCAGCTGTGGGCAGAAAGAAGCATTCGCTGGACAGCAGCAGTCATCATCCGCCGCCAAATAGTAGCAATAGCTTTGCACTGCACAACCAGTTAACTATGCCATCGGAGGACAACAATACGTATGACCATGCCTTCTATCGGGATGTGTTCAAGAAGATGTCCATGGCCAGCAGCGAACGGGTGAACTCCAAGTCCAGTGGCGACCTGACCATGTACAACTCCAGCACACCGCTCACTGCCAGGGATTGCGATGATGCGGAAGAGGCCTGCGAGGGCGGACGCTTTCAGCGTAACTTCTCCGGCTCGCAGTTTCCACGCCACTGCTTCTTCACCAGGCAGGAGGAAGAGGGGGAAGGAGAAGCGGATGAGGCGGAGGTGGACACAGCAGAAGCGGAAGCCGAAGACGACAGTCAAGTGCCCGTCAGTCAGATGCGCCAAAACTCCACCACCTCGCGCAAGAGCTCAGTGACGTTCCAGAGCGTCAGTTTCGAAGAGCCAGATTTTGTGACCACCACGCCACGAACGACTGCCAGATCGGATGTATACACATCCAATGCCTCCATTAGCTTTGCCACCTATCGCTCCGCCTCGCCATCGCTGTCCTCGTCCTCCACCACTGcatccgcctccgcctccatTGCTTCTACCGAAGCCGTGAACGGGTATCACATGCAGGAGAACTCGATACTGAACACACGTCGCATGCAAGACGTTCAGCCGCATCCCGATGTCATCAAGCTGAAGGAACACTTGCGCGCACAGGAACAGCGCCAGCAGAGCAAGAACCAAAAGAAGCAGCGGCCCAAGCACATTACCAAATCCAAGAGTGTTGAGGCGCCTGTCGTGGGACAGCAGCACCAACATGATGATCACCATATTGATCAACAGCACCAGCATCACTCGGCTGGATCGAGCAAAATTCGCGCCTTTTTCAATCTGTTCACGCGATCGCGTAAGCAGTACAGCAAGCTGGCGGAGCACAACATGGTCGGTGGCTCCGAGTTCTGTGCCATTGATCCCTATCAAACCGATTTGGCCATCGGCGGCAGCAGTCGCTCCCTGAAGCGCAAGGGCAAGAAGCCCCAAACGCAATCCTGCGAGCAACTGGAGCGATGCTAA